TGGAAAGCCTAAAAAGCCTGCATAATTTTCCTTCTAACAATTCCTAATCAGGGCAGAAAGTATAACTATCTGACATAAATAAAGGCAAACTAAGGCCTAACCTGACTGTGACCTTTACCCTAAAGGTCACAGTTAGGCAGGTAAGTCAGCCAGATTTCTATAATAAGTAAAAGGGTATTACCCATAGTTTGCGTGATAATTATTATGATGAGCTTTGGGGGAATCGATATGAGTAGAGTTTTAAATGTTGGACTAGATATTGGCTCTACTACCGTTAAGATGGTTATTTTGGACAAGAATAATCATATTGTCTATAAAAAGTATGCAAGGCATTTTTCCGACATAAAAAATACGGTAATTTCTCTATTTGAAGATGCCAGATCAATTATGCAAAGAAATTTATTAACCGTAATGGTTACAGGTTCCGGTGGTTTTAATTTTTCGAAAAAATTACAAGTACCCTTTATTCAAGAAGTGATTGCCTGTGCCCATGCTATTAAAAATGTAATACCAAATACGGATTCAGCAATTGAACTGGGTGGTGAGGATGCCAAAGTTACCTATTTTGGTGAATCCATAGAGCAAAGAATGAATGGAACTTGTGCTGGGGGTACAGGAGCTTTTATTGATCAAATGGCAGCCTTGCTGCAGACAGATGCTTCAGGTCTAAATGAGTTAGCCAAGAACCATAAAAGTATTTACCCCATTGCTTCGAGATGTGGTGTATTTGCCAAAACGGATATTCAACCCTTATTGAATGAAGGAGCGGCTAAGGAGGATATTGCCGCATCTATCCTACAAGCTGTTGTCAATCAAACCATTGGTGGCTTGGCCCAGGGCAGACCCATTAGTGGTAAAGTTGCCTTTTTAGGCGGACCTTTACATTTTATGTCGGAACTAAGAAAACGTTTTATTGAAACACTAAAATTAGAGCATAATAATGTTATTTTCCCAAACAATTCTCATTTCTTTGTAGCTTTAGGGGCAGCGTTATCATCAAGAGAAGTACAGCCTCTCTCTTTTGAATGTTTACACGAAAAAGCTCCTATTATCTGGAAGAAGAACTATGATGAAGGTGAAAAATTAGAGCCTTTATTTGCCAACGATCAAGAGTATGAAGAATTTAAAGAAAGACATGCCAAAAACAAAATTAAAAAAGTAGACTTAGGGAGCTATGAAGGGAATGCTTTCCTGGGTATTGATGCCGGGTCTACCACTACCAAGGTTGCCCTAATTAGTGAAGAGGGAGGTTTATTATACTCCCACTACGGAAGCAATAATGGTAGTCCTTTAGAATCTACCATCGAAGCTTTAAAGTGTTTATATGAAAAGCTAAACCAAAATACAAAGATTGTTAACTCTGCGGTTACCGGTTATGGTGAACATTTGATCAAAGCTGCACTAAGGGTAGATATTGGAGAAATTGAAACTGTGGCCCATTATAAAGCAGCTGATTTTTTCTTACCTGGGACAGATTTTGTGTTGGACATTGGCGGACAGGATATGAAAAGTTTAGTAGTTCGTGATGGTGCCATTGATTCCATTATGCTAAATGAAGCCTGTTCTTCTGGGTGTGGGTCTTTTATCGAAACCTTTGCCAACTCATTAAATATGGATGTTAAGGATTTTGCTAGATTAGGGCTTCAGTCCTTAAATCCTGTGGACCTTGGAACCCGCTGTACGGTTTTCATGAACTCCAAAGTAAAACAAGCACAAAAAGAAGGAGCAGAGGTAAGTGATATTTCTGCTGGAATATCTCTTTCAGTTATTAAAAATGCTTTATTTAAGGTAATCAGATTAAGAAGTACTGAGGATTTGGGTAATAAAATAGTTGTTCAGGGAGGAACCTTTTACAACGATGCTGTGCTGCGTGCCTTAGAGAAAATCACTAATAGGGAAGTAGTTCGTCCGGATATTGCGGGTATTATGGGGGCCTTCGGAGCAGCTTTAATTGCCAAAGAACGCTTTGAAACTGGTTACCAAACAAGCCTTTTACAAGGAGACGAGCTCAATGACTTTAAAACTGAGACTTCTCTGAAACGTTGTGGTTTATGTGGTAATAACTGTTTAGTGACAATTAAACAATTTTCCAATGGACAGGAGTTTTATTCTGGCAACAGATGTGAAAGAGGTGCAGGCAAAGAAAAAGTTAAAAATAACACTCCAAACCTCTATGATTATAAATATAAAAGAGTATTTAGTTACAAACCCTTGTCAGTACAGGAAGCAACCAGAGGGACCATCGGGTTACCCAGGGTACTAAATATGTATGAAGATTTCCCATTCTGGTTTACTTTCTTTACCCAGTTGGGTTATCGTGTAATTCTTTCGGGCCGGTCAACCAAAAGAATATATGAACTAGGCATGGAGACGATTCCTTCAGAATCAGTGTGCTATCCGGC
This genomic interval from Desulforamulus reducens MI-1 contains the following:
- a CDS encoding 2-hydroxyacyl-CoA dehydratase, which gives rise to MSRVLNVGLDIGSTTVKMVILDKNNHIVYKKYARHFSDIKNTVISLFEDARSIMQRNLLTVMVTGSGGFNFSKKLQVPFIQEVIACAHAIKNVIPNTDSAIELGGEDAKVTYFGESIEQRMNGTCAGGTGAFIDQMAALLQTDASGLNELAKNHKSIYPIASRCGVFAKTDIQPLLNEGAAKEDIAASILQAVVNQTIGGLAQGRPISGKVAFLGGPLHFMSELRKRFIETLKLEHNNVIFPNNSHFFVALGAALSSREVQPLSFECLHEKAPIIWKKNYDEGEKLEPLFANDQEYEEFKERHAKNKIKKVDLGSYEGNAFLGIDAGSTTTKVALISEEGGLLYSHYGSNNGSPLESTIEALKCLYEKLNQNTKIVNSAVTGYGEHLIKAALRVDIGEIETVAHYKAADFFLPGTDFVLDIGGQDMKSLVVRDGAIDSIMLNEACSSGCGSFIETFANSLNMDVKDFARLGLQSLNPVDLGTRCTVFMNSKVKQAQKEGAEVSDISAGISLSVIKNALFKVIRLRSTEDLGNKIVVQGGTFYNDAVLRALEKITNREVVRPDIAGIMGAFGAALIAKERFETGYQTSLLQGDELNDFKTETSLKRCGLCGNNCLVTIKQFSNGQEFYSGNRCERGAGKEKVKNNTPNLYDYKYKRVFSYKPLSVQEATRGTIGLPRVLNMYEDFPFWFTFFTQLGYRVILSGRSTKRIYELGMETIPSESVCYPAKLVHGHIADLVNKGIKKIFYPCIPYNIQEDQEADNRYNCPIVTSYPETINANMGVLRNNNVTFYHPFLPIDLPNRMVNRLVEELADEGIAKAELAGAVKRAYAELDRYKEEVRKKGEETLTYINEHNIKGIVLAGRPYHIDPEINHGIPEMLKSYGFAVLPEDAIRHLVKTERPLRVVDQWVYHSRMYAAATYVAQQKNLELIQLNSFGCGLDAVTTDQVKEILESYGKIYTVLKIDEISNLGAARIRVRSLVAAIKERDKKGFIPKKLFTYPGRVIFTKEMKQTHTILAPQMSPIHFQFLKIGFEKAGYNIEILPSVDKLAIDEGLRYVHNDACYPTIIIVGQLMRALKSGKYDLNNTSIIMAQTGGGCRATNYIAIIRKALRDAGMEQVPVISLSSGLEKNPGFKVTLPIFHNMMMGLVYGDLLMRVLYRVRPYEKVPGSANRLYHYWVERCLQDLKVGGRKEFKENIYRIVKDFDCLEIHEDLVKPRVGVVGEILVKFHPTANNNIVELLEAEGAEAVVPDLIDFFLYCSFDNKIKYQLLSGTLWKMISGMISVKTIESYRTDMKKALHDSKRFEAPKAIEEIAQYAAKHLSLGNQTGEGWFLTGEMVELIQSGVNNVVCLQPFACLPNHITGKGMIKELRRAYPTANIAPIDYDPGASEVNQLNRIKLMLSVAMEAVKKRAGS